In a genomic window of Lagopus muta isolate bLagMut1 chromosome 2, bLagMut1 primary, whole genome shotgun sequence:
- the OTOR gene encoding otoraplin: protein MTQRVYLIILFSCLGLMNPFATGIFMDKLASKKLCADDDCLYTISLVRAEEDYKAPDCRFINIKKGQLIYVYSKLVKEKESGEFWAGSVYGEEYEDHMGTVGYFPRSLVSEQHVYQEANKTVPTTDIDFFCE, encoded by the exons atgacacaaCGTGTTTATTTGATTATCTTATTTTCGTGTCTTGGATTAATGAATCCATTTGCAACTGGAATTTTTATGGACAAGCTTGCCAGCAAGAAGCTGTGTGCTGATGACGACTGTCTCT acACCATTTCCCTTGTCAGAGCAGAAGAGGATTATAAAGCTCCAGACTGCAGAttcattaatattaaaaaagggCAGTTGATTTATGTTTACTCAAAactagtgaaagaaaaagaatctggAGAATTCTGGGCTGGAAGT GTTTATGGAGAAGAGTATGAAGACCATATGGGGACAGTTGGCTACTTCCCTCGCAGTTTAGTCTCAGAACAACATGTCTATCAAGAAGCAAATAAGACCGTTCCTACAACG GACATTGATTTCTTCTGTGAGTAG